A genomic window from Bacteroidales bacterium includes:
- a CDS encoding electron transfer flavoprotein subunit beta/FixA family protein, with translation MKILVCISHVPDTTTKIKFVNNNTTFDNAGVQWIINPWDELALTRVLDIKDAQAGAIESITVANVGLAETEPTIRKALAIGADKGIRVNTQPKDAFTIATQLAEVIKKESFDVIFCGIESSDFNGATVGGMLAEMLGITSVSAVSFFDIENGQIKLKREIDGGQEIVTTQTPFVAIVQKGICKEPRIPSMRGIMGARTKPLQVVEPVAAEPLLEYVSFEYPKPKAACKKVDAENVKELVQLLHNEAKVL, from the coding sequence ATGAAAATTTTAGTTTGTATCAGTCATGTGCCTGACACCACTACAAAAATCAAATTTGTAAATAACAATACAACCTTTGATAATGCCGGTGTTCAGTGGATTATTAATCCCTGGGATGAACTGGCACTTACCCGGGTGCTTGATATTAAAGATGCTCAGGCCGGTGCAATTGAAAGCATTACCGTTGCTAATGTTGGTTTAGCTGAAACTGAACCTACCATCAGGAAAGCATTGGCAATTGGCGCAGATAAAGGTATTCGTGTGAATACTCAACCTAAAGATGCTTTCACTATTGCTACACAACTTGCAGAAGTTATTAAGAAAGAAAGTTTCGATGTTATTTTCTGCGGTATTGAATCAAGCGATTTTAATGGTGCAACAGTTGGCGGTATGCTGGCTGAAATGCTTGGAATTACTTCGGTTTCGGCAGTTTCATTTTTCGATATAGAAAATGGACAGATTAAATTGAAAAGAGAAATTGATGGCGGACAGGAAATTGTTACCACTCAAACTCCTTTCGTTGCCATAGTTCAGAAAGGTATTTGCAAAGAGCCACGTATTCCGTCAATGCGCGGAATTATGGGCGCCCGCACAAAACCTTTACAGGTAGTTGAGCCCGTTGCAGCAGAACCATTACTCGAATATGTTAGCTTTGAATATCCAAAACCAAAAGCTGCTTGCAAAAAAGTTGATGCAGAAAATGTGAAAGAACTTGTACAATTGCTGCATAACGAAGCAAAAGTTTTATAA
- a CDS encoding electron transfer flavoprotein subunit alpha/FixB family protein, with protein MSILVYTENWDGKFKKLSFELVSYAAELAKKFNTTVTAVSIGNVDAEELKKLGTYGANKILSVNDAKLNALDNQVYCSVIAQAVEKEKSNVVIFAHNNSGKAISPRLSVKLKAGLVTGVTGVPSNTEPFTITKRVFTSKAFVNAVVKSPIKIITLLQNAFGLFENPVAAEIENFAPQYNEGDLKTQVKEVTKVTGKILLTDAEIVVSGGRGMKGPENWGPIEELATLLGAATACSRPVSDEGWRPHEEHTGQTGKIIAPNLYFAFGISGAIQHLGGISSSKCIVAINKDPDAPIWEAADYGIVGDALKVLPEIISAVKELKAS; from the coding sequence ATGTCAATACTAGTATATACCGAAAATTGGGATGGTAAGTTTAAAAAGCTTTCATTCGAACTTGTTTCTTATGCTGCAGAACTGGCAAAAAAATTCAATACTACTGTAACTGCTGTTTCTATTGGAAATGTTGACGCAGAAGAATTAAAAAAATTAGGCACTTATGGTGCAAATAAAATTTTATCAGTTAACGATGCAAAATTAAATGCACTCGATAACCAGGTTTATTGTTCTGTAATTGCTCAGGCTGTTGAGAAAGAAAAATCTAATGTTGTAATTTTTGCACACAACAATTCAGGAAAAGCAATATCTCCAAGGCTTTCCGTAAAATTAAAAGCAGGTTTGGTAACCGGAGTTACCGGGGTACCCTCTAATACCGAGCCTTTCACCATTACAAAAAGAGTTTTTACTTCAAAAGCATTTGTAAATGCAGTTGTAAAATCGCCGATTAAAATTATTACATTATTACAAAATGCATTTGGATTATTTGAAAATCCTGTTGCAGCAGAAATTGAAAATTTTGCTCCGCAATATAATGAAGGTGATTTAAAAACCCAGGTGAAAGAAGTAACTAAAGTTACCGGAAAAATTCTTTTGACCGATGCTGAAATTGTAGTTTCCGGCGGTCGTGGAATGAAAGGTCCTGAGAATTGGGGTCCTATTGAAGAACTTGCAACTCTTCTGGGTGCTGCAACTGCATGTTCACGTCCGGTTTCTGATGAAGGCTGGCGTCCTCATGAAGAACATACCGGTCAGACAGGAAAAATCATTGCACCTAATTTATATTTCGCTTTCGGAATATCAGGAGCAATACAGCATTTAGGCGGTATCAGTTCTTCAAAATGTATTGTAGCTATTAATAAAGACCCTGATGCCCCTATTTGGGAAGCCGCTGATTACGGCATTGTTGGCGATGCTTTAAAAGTTCTACCTGAAATTATTTCGGCTGTAAAAGAGCTAAAAGCTAGTTAA
- a CDS encoding jacalin-like lectin: protein MKIIKIIFFIFLFPFIFGCEKSVVNENISDHSNDKTINPHPYPYPVVTGKFNVLTYNIAGLLEPFSSSNPSLNTPFIGQRIRDYDIVQVQEDFNYHASLYANDNHLYRSATSGGMGFGDGLNTLSNFPFAEDLVRVKWNDCSGTDGNCLTPKGFTYTRIRLQEGVYIDLYNCHTNAGDVEAAYDARRKNVLQLVQYIQTNSIGNAVIITGDWNCRYTRNEDNIREVVTGLPATDPWVQLIRGGVEPTQGANAIVCDSSILTDYDCEVVDKIFYRGNKFIRLNALEYKLEDAIFRDSLGNMLSDHRPAFTEFFYGLPGNIRCSDQFGGNGGTNFNDVNLIPERPKVSSIGIRAGNRVDQVNIALTDGTTFIHGGTGGTANTLVLQEDEFINKVTLCSGTKDGTVRIFYIQFTTNLGNTISGGTQNSATVTYTAPNGFQVAGFHGRAGTELDKLGLIYMPL from the coding sequence TTGAAAATCATTAAAATTATTTTTTTTATTTTTCTGTTTCCGTTTATATTTGGATGCGAAAAATCAGTTGTCAATGAAAATATTTCTGATCATTCTAATGATAAAACAATAAATCCTCATCCATATCCTTATCCTGTAGTTACAGGTAAGTTCAATGTCCTTACATATAATATTGCCGGGTTACTTGAACCTTTTTCTAGTTCTAACCCTTCACTTAATACACCTTTCATTGGTCAGCGAATTAGAGATTATGACATTGTTCAAGTTCAGGAAGATTTTAATTATCATGCTTCATTATATGCAAATGATAATCACTTATACCGAAGTGCAACAAGCGGAGGAATGGGATTTGGCGATGGATTGAACACGCTTTCAAATTTTCCTTTTGCCGAAGATTTGGTAAGAGTTAAATGGAATGATTGCAGCGGAACTGATGGAAATTGTTTAACACCTAAAGGATTTACATACACACGTATTCGGCTCCAGGAGGGTGTTTATATTGATTTATATAATTGTCATACAAATGCCGGAGATGTTGAAGCAGCTTATGATGCAAGAAGAAAAAATGTGTTACAGTTAGTTCAGTATATTCAAACAAATTCTATTGGAAATGCAGTTATTATTACTGGAGATTGGAATTGCAGGTATACACGCAACGAAGATAATATTCGTGAAGTGGTTACAGGATTACCTGCAACCGATCCATGGGTGCAGTTGATCAGGGGAGGAGTTGAACCAACACAAGGCGCAAATGCTATAGTTTGCGATTCGTCAATACTGACCGATTATGATTGTGAAGTGGTTGATAAAATATTCTACAGAGGGAATAAATTTATCAGGTTAAATGCTTTGGAATATAAACTCGAAGATGCGATATTCCGTGATTCACTTGGAAATATGTTATCGGATCATCGACCTGCTTTTACTGAATTTTTTTATGGCTTACCGGGTAATATCAGATGCAGTGATCAGTTTGGAGGAAATGGCGGTACCAATTTTAATGATGTTAATTTAATTCCTGAACGACCTAAAGTTTCTTCTATTGGAATAAGAGCAGGTAACCGCGTTGACCAGGTTAATATTGCTTTAACTGATGGAACAACATTTATTCATGGCGGAACAGGTGGCACTGCAAATACATTGGTTTTACAGGAAGATGAATTTATAAACAAGGTAACATTGTGTTCCGGCACTAAAGATGGAACAGTTCGTATATTTTATATTCAATTTACAACTAATTTAGGAAATACAATCTCAGGTGGAACACAAAATTCGGCAACTGTTACATACACTGCTCCGAATGGATTTCAGGTTGCAGGATTCCACGGAAGAGCAGGAACTGAGCTTGATAAATTAGGATTGATTTATATGCCGTTGTAA